A genomic segment from Nicotiana sylvestris chromosome 1, ASM39365v2, whole genome shotgun sequence encodes:
- the LOC104244225 gene encoding auxin-induced protein 6B-like, translating to MSPEIGKSMKIRYIVKIRQMLRHWKRRAVSSSSKRIAPDVPAGHVAISVGSSCRRFVVRATYLNHPIFRNLLIQAEEEYGFSNHGTLAIPCDEFLFEEILRFVSKSVSGNPTRSLSLEDFQKSCHAKYRNSVDNFGESRPLLRCTDKSVC from the coding sequence ATGTCGCCGGAGATCGGAAAATCAATGAAGATCCGTTACATTGTCAAGATTCGTCAGATGCTTCGGCATTGGAAAAGAAGAGCTGTGTCGTCTTCGTCTAAACGAATAGCTCCTGATGTGCCCGCCGGACATGTGGCAATCTCCGTAGGCAGTAGTTGCCGGAGATTCGTCGTGCGAGCGACGTACTTAAATCATCCGATTTTCAGGAACCTATTGATCCAGGCCGAGGAAGAGTACGGTTTTTCAAACCATGGAACCTTGGCTATACCTTGCGACGAGTTCCTGTTCGAGGAGATCCTTCGGTTTGTCTCTAAATCCGTATCGGGTAACCCGACCCGTTCATTGAGCCTTGAGGATTTTCAGAAATCATGCCATGCAAAGTACCGGAATAGTGTGGATAATTTTGGTGAATCTCGGCCACTACTGAGATGTACTGACAAATCAGTTTGTTAA